In Gossypium raimondii isolate GPD5lz chromosome 12, ASM2569854v1, whole genome shotgun sequence, a single window of DNA contains:
- the LOC105763869 gene encoding ATP-dependent helicase BRM, which yields MHSGSGGGGGPSRNPSVGPVGRAASTSSAASPSSSSSAVSTPHLGFDSVQQQPQQQQQQQSQKQQHQIASRQSLQQQLLRKPEGNEANLAYQASGLQGLMGGSNFPSSPGSMQPPQMSRRFFDLPQQHASAQDSQNRSQGVEQQMASSAQQAYYQFAYQASQQQKALLAQQQAKMAMLGPASFKDQDMRTGNIKMQELISMQAANQAQASSSKNASEQLGCAEKQIEQGSRSASEHKPPAQATVIGQLMPGNVLRAMQTQQAPQTVQNMGNNQVAMAAQLQAWALERNIDLLQPANANLMAQLIPLMQSRMAAQQKTNERNMGTQSSPVPVSKPQITSPSVPSESSPRGNSSNDISGMSGFAKTRPMAPPNTFGSTSSVGVINSANNVSMQQLAIHGLDNQELPRQSVGHGNGMPPMHPPQVSANVSQSIDPSLPAKNSSGGIETVQMQHTKHFNRSSLQPAAPGNDGGSVNNVPSQGGASTQMPQQRFGFTKQQLHVLKAQILAFRRLKKGEGTLPQELLRAIVPPPLVVQQMQLPPLGGNNQDRDGGKNIEDQAKQVESKEKVAQAEQSTKGQNITKDEAYVGDDRATESTAHMQGASAMAKDPSTLPAGKEEQQSSVFSVKSDQEVERGLPKAPVRSDFSADRGKAVSPQVAASDGGQVKKPMQANSAPQLKDPASARKYHGPLFDFPFFTRKHESYGSAMPNSNNNLTLAYDVKDLLFEEGMEVLSKKRSENLRKIGNLLAVNMETKRIRPDLVLRLQIEEKKLRLKDLQARLRDEVDQQQQEIMAMPDRPYRKFVRLCERQRIELARHVQVTQKALREKQLKSIFQWRKKLLEAHWAIRDARTARNRGVAKYHERMLREFSKRKDDDRNKRMEALKNNDVERYREMLIEQQTNIPGDAAERYEVLSSFLTQTEEYLQKLGSKITAAKNQQEVADAANAAAVAARLQGLSEEEVRVAAACAGEEVMIRNRFMEMNAPREGSSVSKYYNLAHAVNEKIIRQPSMLRAGTLRDYQLVGLQWMLSLYNNKLNGILADEMGLGKTVQVMALIAYLMEFKGNYGPHLIIVPNAVLVNWKSELHNWLPSVSCIYYVGGKEQRSKLFSQEVLAMKFNVLVTTYEFIMYDRSKLSKIDWKYIIIDEAQRMKDRESVLARDLDRYRCQRRLLLTGTPLQNDLKELWSLLNLLLPEVFDNRKAFHDWFSQPFQREPTHNAEDDWLETEKKVIIIHRLHQILEPFMLRRRVEDVEGSLPPKVSIVLKCRMSAIQSAIYDWIKSTGTLRVDPEDEKRKVQKNPIYQAKVYKTLNNRCMELRKTCNHPLLNYPYFNDFSKDFLVRSCGKLWILDRILIKLQRTGHRVLLFSTMTKLLDILEEYLQWRRLVYRRIDGTTSLEDRESAIVDFNSPHSECFIFLLSIRAAGRGLNLQSADTVVIYDPDPNPKNEEQAVARAHRIGQTREVKVIYMEAVVDKISSQQKEDELRSGGTVDFEDDFAGKDRYMGSIESLIRNNIQQYKIDMADEVINAGRFDQRTTHEERRMTLETLLHDEERYQETVHDVPSLHQVNRMIARSEEEVELFDQMDEELDWTEEMTCHEQVPKWLRASVREVNAAVATLSKKPSKNILFTAGGGTESKETDTERKRGRPKKKIPSYKEIDETGEFSEASSDERNGYSGNEEEGEIGEFEDDEFSGAVGAPPVNNDQSEEDGALGDDGYEDAQASEHIRNNHILEEGGSSGSSLDSRRPTQMVSPISPQKFGSLSALDARPGSAARRLSDDLEEGEIAGSGDSHMDHQQSESWNHDRDEGEDEQVVQPKIKRKRSIRVRPRQTVERVEEKSATEEPLLQRGGSSLLSFQLDQKYQSQLRTDTERKPTRERNAFKHDPNDSSSKSRRNLPPRQIANTSKLHASVKPGRMNSMSAPSEDAGKPSRESWDSKLVNTCGSSNFGAKMSDVIQRKCKNVISKLQRRIDKEGQHIVPLLTDLWKRIENSGYTGGSGSNQLDFRKIDQRVDRLEYSGVMELVSDVQLVLKSAMHFYGFSHEVKSEAKKVHDLFFDLLKIVFTDTDFQEARNSLSFFSPASTSTSGPSSRQVAVGKRQKQMTDVESDSGLTQKSLQQRGPTHTGEETRIRVQLPQKELRLGSGSTREPYQQGDSLPTHPGELVTCKKKRKDREKSMVKPRTGSVGPISSPSIVRNIRSPTAGSVSKDVRPTQQTTHQPWPNQPAHLSNGSSGSVGWANPVKKLRTDTGKRRPSHL from the exons ATGCATTCTGGTAGTGGTGGCGGAGGTGGGCCCAGCCGGAACCCGAGTGTGGGCCCGGTGGGTCGGGCGGCATCTACATCGTCCGCAGCTTCGCCATCTTCTTCGTCGTCGGCCGTTTCGACCCCACACTTGGGGTTTGATTCGGTACAACAGCAGCCgcagcagcagcaacaacaacaaagtCAGAAACAGCAGCATCAAATTGCGTCTAGGCAG TCATTACAACAACAATTACTTAGAAAACCTGAAGGAAATGAAGCTAACCTAGCATACCAAGCCAGTGGTCTGCAAGGTCTGATGGGAGGTAGCAATTTTCCTTCATCTCCAGGCTCCATGCAACCGCCGCAAATGTCCAGGAGGTTCTTTGATCTGCCTCAACAACATGCTTCTGCGCAGGACAGCCAGAATAGGAGTCAAGGTGTTGAGCAACAAATGGCGAGTTCTGCTCAGCAAGCTTATTATCAGTTTGCTTACCAGGCTTCTCAGCAACAGAAGGCACTTTTGGCACAGCAGCAAGCTAAGATGGCCATGTTGGGCCCTGCATCTTTTAAGGATCAGGACATGCGAACTGGAAACATAAAAATGCAGGAACTTATCTCCATGCAGGCTGCTAATCAGGCTCAGGCATCATCCTCTAAGAACGCATCTGAGCAGCTTGGTTGTGCTGAAAAGCAGATTGAGCAAGGATCAAGGTCTGCTTCTGAGCACAAGCCACCCGCTCAGGCAACAGTTATTGGACAATTAATGCCCGGGAATGTTTTAAGGGCCATGCAGACACAGCAAGCTCCTCAGACTGTTCAAAACATGGGAAACAATCAAGTTGCTATGGCTGCACAGTTGCAGGCATGGGCACTTGAGCGTAATATTGATCTGTTGCAACCTGCAAACGCCAACTTGATGGCACAGCTCATTCCACTAATGCAGAGTAGGATGGCTGCCCAgcaaaaaacaaatgaaaggaATATGGGTACTCAGTCATCACCAGTACCTGTGTCCAAGCCGCAAATCACTTCTCCATCAGTTCCAAGTGAGAGTTCTCCCCGTGGTAACTCATCAAACGATATATCTGGCATGTCTGGCTTTGCCAAAACTAGGCCGATGGCTCCACCAAACACTTTTGGGTCAACTTCCAGTGTTGGGGTGATTAACAGTGCTAACAATGTTTCAATGCAGCAGTTAGCAATTCATGGCCTAGATAATCAAGAGCTTCCCAGACAGTCAGTTGGGCATGGAAATGGGATGCCTCCTATGCATCCTCCACAAGTATCTGCAAATGTTAGCCAGAGTATTGATCCATCCTTGCCAGCAAAAAATTCATCAGGTGGCATAGAAACAGTGCAAATGCAGCATACGAAACACTTCAATCGATCTTCTCTTCAGCCTGCTGCCCCTGGTAATGATGGGGGATCTGTTAACAATGTACCATCACAAGGGGGAGCTTCTACCCAGATGCCACAGCAGCGTTTTGGTTTCACTAAACAACAACTTCATGTTCTCAAAGCACAAATACTAGCATTTAGGCGCCTGAAG AAAGGAGAAGGTACACTTCCACAAGAGCTTCTTCGAGCCATTGTTCCCCCACCACTTGTGGTGCAGCAGATGCAATTACCTCCTTTAGGTGGAAATAACCAGGACAGAGATGGTGGAAAGAATATAGAAGATCAAGCGAAGCAGGTGGAGTCAAAGGAGAAGGTTGCACAGGCTGAGCAATCTACCAAAGGACAGAATATTACTAAAGACGAAGCTTATGTAGGAGATGATAGAGCAACTGAATCAACAGCTCATATGCAAGGTGCGTCAGCTATGGCTAAGGATCCATCTACATTACCTGCTGGAAAAGAAGAGCAGCAAAGTTCTGTCTTTTCTGTCAAGTCAGACCAAGAAGTAGAACGTGGTCTTCCGAAAGCTCCAGTTCGAAGTGATTTTAGTGCAGACAGGGGAAAGGCTGTTTCACCACAAGTTGCGGCATCTGATGGAGGGCAAGTTAAGAAACCCATGCAGGCAAACTCTGCCCCCCAGCTAAAGGATCCTGCCTCTGCCAGAAAGTATCATGGTCCACTCTTTGATTTCCCCTTCTTCACTAGGAAACATGAATCATATGGCTCAGCAATGCCTAACagcaataataatttaactttgGCGTATGATGTCAAAGACCTACTCTTTGAGGAAGGCATGGAAGTCCTTAGCAAGAAACGATCAGAGAATTTGAGGAAGATTGGTAACTTACTAGCAGTAAATATGGAGACAAAAAGGATTAGGCCGGATCTTGTTCTGCGACtgcaaattgaagaaaaaaagctTCGACTTAAAGATCTGCAGGCTCGTTTAAGGGATGAAGTTGACCAGCAGCAACAAGAGATAATGGCGATGCCTGACAGACCGTACAGAAAATTTGTCCGCCTGTGTGAGCGTCAGCGTATTGAGCTGGCGAGACACGTACAAGTCACTCAGAAGGCCCTAAGAGAGAAGCAGTTGAAATCCATCTTTCAGTGGCGTAAGAAGCTCCTGGAGGCTCATTGGGCTATCCGTGACGCACGAACTGCTCGTAATAGGGGAGTTGCCAAGTACCATGAAAGAATGTTACGAGAGTTTTCAaagaggaaagatgatgatagaaATAAAAGGATGGAAGCCTTGAAGAATAATGATGTTGAAAGGTACCGGGAGATGTTGATTGAGCAGCAGACAAATATCCCTGGAGATGCTGCAGAGAGATATGAAGTTCTTTCATCATTCTTGACGCAGACTGAAGAATATCTTCAAAAACTGGGAAGTAAGATTACAGCTGCCAAGAATCAGCAGGAAGTAGCTGATGCAGCAAATGCTGCTGCTGTTGCTGCACGGTTGCAG GGCCTATCAGAAGAAGAAGTTAGGGTTGCAGCAGCTTGTGCTGGGGAGGAAGTAATGATAAGAAATCGGTTTATGGAAATGAATGCACCCAGGGAAGGTTCATCTGTTAGCAA GTATTATAATCTTGCTCATGCTGTCAATGAAAAGATCATAAGGCAGCCATCAATGCTACGAGCTGGAACATTACGAGACTATCAGCTT GTTGGTTTGCAGTGGATGCTTTCtttgtataataataaactaaatggTATTTTGGCTGATGAGATGGGTCTTGGGAAAACTGTTCAG GTTATGGCATTGATTGCTTATTTGATGGAATTTAAAGGAAACTATGGCCCGCATCTTATAATTGTCCCAAATGCTGTTCTAGTAAATTGGAAG AGTGAGCTCCACAATTGGCTGCCATCTGTGTCATGTATCTATTATGTCGGAGGAAAAGAACAAcgttcaaaattattttctcaa GAGGTTCTGGCAATGAAATTTAATGTCCTTGTGACAACTTATGAATTCATCATGTATGACCGGTCAAAACTTTCTAAAATTGATTGGAAGTACATCATAATTGATGAAGCACAGCGAATGAAAGACAGGGAATCTGTTTTAGCTCGTGATCTTGATAGGTACCGCTGCCAAAGGCGTTTACTTCTTACTGGGACACCATTACAG AATGACTTGAAAGAACTCTGGTCATTGTTAAATCTTCTCCTTCCTGAAGTGTTTGATAATCGCAAGGCATTTCACGATTGGTTTTCGCAACCATTTCAAAGGGAACCTACACATAATGCAGAAGATGATTGGCTTGAGACAGAGAAGAAGGTTATCATCATCCATCGACTTCATCAAATTCTAGAGCCCTTTATGCTTAGACGTCGTGTTGAAGATGTGGAAGGTTCACTTCCTCCAAAG GTCTCAATAGTTTTAAAATGCAGAATGTCAGCTATTCAGAGTGCCATTTATGATTGGATAAAATCAACTGGGACTCTTCGAGTTGATCCAGAAGATGAGAAGCGCAAGGTTCAAAAAAATCCAATATACCAGGCTAAGGTGTACAAAACTTTAAATAACCGGTGTATGGAGCTTCGGAAGACTTGTAATCATCCTTTGCTTAATTACCCATATTTCAATGACTTCTCCAAAGATTTCCTTGTAAGATCTTGTGGGAAATTGTGGATCCTAGAcagaatcctaataaaacttcAGAGAACCGGGCATCGAGTATTACTCTTTAGTACCATGACGAAGCTTCTGGATATCTTGGAGGAATACTTGCAGTGGAGGAGGCTTGTCTACAGACGTATTGATGGAACAACTAGTTTGGAAGATCGAGAATCAGCTATTGTTGACTTCAATAGCCCGCACTCTGAGTGCTTCATATTCTTACTAAGTATTCGTGCTGCTGGACGTGGTCTAAATCTTCAATCTGCTGACACTGTAGTGATCTATGATCCTGATCCAAATCCTAAAAATGAGGAACAGGCAGTTGCTAGAGCTCACCGAATTGGACAAACAAGGGAAGTCAAAGTAATTTACATGGAAGCAGTTGTTGACAAAATCTCTAGTCAGCAGAAGGAGGATGAATTAAGGAGTGGAGGTACAGTTGATTTTGAGGATGATTTTGCTGGTAAGGATAGATATATGGGATCCATTGAGAGCCTCATAAGGAATAACATTCAACAGTATAAAATCGACATGGCCGATGAAGTAATCAATGCTGGACGTTTTGACCAGAGAACAACACATGAAGAGAGACGCATGACTTTGGAAACATTGTTGCATGATGAGGAGAGGTATCAAGAAACTGTCCATGATGTTCCCTCATTGCATCAGGTAAATCGCATGATAGCAAGAAGTGAGGAAGAAGTTGAGCTGTTTGATCAAATGGATGAAGAACTGGATTGGACTGAGGAGATGACTTGTCATGAACAGGTGCCTAAGTGGCTTCGAGCCAGTGTAAGAGAAGTAAATGCTGCTGTAGCTACTTTATCAAAAAAGCCATCAAAGAACATTTTATTTACTGCTGGTGGCGGTACTGAATCCAAAGAAACAGATACTGAGAGAAAAAGGGGGCGGCCTAAGAAAAAAATTCCCAGCTATAAGGAAATAGATGAAACTGGGGAATTTTCTGAGGCAAGTTCTGATGAGAGAAATGGCTATTCTGGGAATGAAGAAGAGGGAGAAATTGGTGAATTTGAAGATGATGAATTTAGTGGTGCTGTTGGGGCTCCACCTGTAAATAATGACCAGTCAGAAGAAGATGGTGCACTTGGTGATGATGGGTATGAGGATGCCCAGGCTTCagaacacattagaaacaaccACATACTTGAAGAAGGTGGTTCTTCAGGATCATCATTGGATAGTCGTAGACCAACACAGATGGTGTCTCCAATATCTCCTCAGAAATTTGGATCTCTCTCTGCATTAGATGCTAGGCCTGGTTCAGCTGCAAGAAGACTG TCCGATGATTTGGAGGAAGGTGAAATTGCAGGATCGGGAGATTCTCACATGGACCACCAGCAATCTGAAAGTTGGAATCATGATCGCGATGAAGGCGAAGACGAACAAGTTGTCCAACCCAAGATAAAACGAAAGCGCAGTATTCGGGTTCGACCTCGTCAAACTGTGGAAAGAGTAGAGGAGAAATCGGCCACTGAAGAGCCTCTTCTCCAGCGTGGAGGTTCATCTCTGTTGTCTTTCCAGCTGGACCAAAAATACCAATCACAACTGAGGACTGATACTGAAAGAAAACCAACACGTGAACGCAATGCTTTCAAGCATGATCCAAATGATTCGTCTTCCAAAAGTAGGAGGAACTTACCGCCAAGACAAATAGCTAATACATCAAAGTTGCATGCATCAGTGAAGCCTGGTCGAATGAATTCTATGTCTGCTCCTTCAGAAGATGCTGGCAAACCCTCCAGAGAGAGCTGGGACAGTAAACTGGTTAATACATGCGGGTCTTCAAATTTTGGTGCTAAGATGTCTGACGTCATCCAAAGAAAG TGCAAAAATGTGATTAGCAAGCTTCAGAGGAGAATAGATAAGGAGGGTCAACATATAGTACCACTTTTGACGGACTTGTGGAAGAGAATTGAAAACTCTGGTTACACAGGTGGAAGTGGAAGCAATCAGTTGGATTTCCGGAAGATTGATCAGCGTGTTGACAGATTAGAGTACAGTGGAGTTATGGAGCTTGTTTCAGATGTGCAGCTAGTTTTAAAAAGTGCCATGCATTTTTACGGTTTTTCACATGAG GTCAAATCTGAAGCAAAGAAAGTACACGATCTGTTTTTCGACTTGTTGAAGATAGTATTTACAGATACAGATTTCCAGGAAGCTAGAAATTCATTATCTTTCTTCAGTCCAGCATCTACGTCCACCTCGGGTCCCTCCTCTAGACAGGTAGCTGTTGGCAAGAGACAGAAGCAGATGACGGATGTAGAATCTGATTCAGGCTTGACTCAAAAGTCGTTACAACAACGTGGACCCACCCATACTGGTGAGGAAACAAGGATTAGAGTGCAGTTGCCCCAAAAGGAATTGAGGCTTGGGAGTGGAAGTACCAGGGAACCATATCAACAAGGTGATTCTCTTCCAACTCATCCGGGAGAGCTGGTTACTTGcaagaagaagaggaaagacAGGGAAAAGTCTATGGTAAAGCCTAGGACTGGATCTGTTGGCCCCATTTCATCCCCGAGTATAGTTCGGAACATCAGGAGTCCAACAGCAGGATCAGTCTCTAAGGATGTGAGACCGACCCAACAGACCACCCATCAGCCTTGGCCCAACCAACCTGCTCATCTGTCAAATGGTAGTAGTGGGAGTGTTGGTTGGGCCAATCCTGTGAAGAAGTTGAGAACAGACACAGGTAAAAGGAGGCCAAGCCATTTATGA